Genomic window (Nymphaea colorata isolate Beijing-Zhang1983 chromosome 1, ASM883128v2, whole genome shotgun sequence):
TTAATGTATAAATGTCACAATATTCAACTTTGTAAATTGATAAAAGGAATCATTGCCTGATATCTAGGCATCAGAATCTCCCAGTTGCAAGATATGGATATGATAGGCTTTTGGTGTAATTTAACTGGTACAGATGTATACAATCAACAGAAATTACTAACTTTAGAGTTTAGACTCTCTGTTTCAGTGCATGCACTCATGAAATGAGAACCTCATGAATGCTAATAAACTGATTAGTCTGAGGTGTCCGGTTACACTTACTAACTGAAGGATACTTGTGGAAATGACTACTTTCCCAACATTGCTACTATAGAAATCCAATCAAAGTGCAACTAAAATTGCTGGCCTGTGAATACATGGACTGCAAGACATAAATGTAAATGCTGGTGGCTCTGCTGGGAGGGAAGTGAAGTGAAAGTTTGTGACTTTAACTTGGTAAATATTGTTAAGGAAGGATAATGACGTGAATATCTAAAATAGTGAAGAACAAAAACTGGAACAGCTGGGATGCAAGTAGTGAAAATGAACAAGGTAGCACGTTGTTCATGCCCAAATAGAACGTGCTGCTTTCTGTAGGTTCTCCATACAACAAACAGCTAAAAAGTGAGGGGTAAATAGCATTCCTGGTTGGCTAATTGGCTTTGACAAGTAAAAGCAATCCAGTTGACCTGAATTCGACACATGATTGCAGTATAATCCCAGCTAGGGTAATCCAACTTATCTCCACAGCAGATCCAGTAATTGCATGGCCATGTTAGGTGCTATACACAACCAGACAAACATGTTTGGACATTCAGGATAACAAAGTGCACAAGCAGTAGGATCTTTAACATGTTTGGATCTGTGTCTTGACACCTTAAGTTATCAAAGAATGCCTTTTATTCTTAATTAGTTAACTAAGTAAAAACATGCTATGGTTTTGTTACTATTGGTGGCTAAATTTGGGACATTCTCGTCTTTAATTATAAACATCAGGGAAGAATCTGAGATGAATATTGTATATTAGTGTAGAGATTTTTATAGCTTTAGTAGCCTATGATCTTCTCATATTGTATCAGAGCATAtggctgtgtgtgtgtggcatGCAGGACATAAGCTGTGGAATACGTACACATGCACATCCATGCACATAATTGTAGAGCATATGAGTGCGTGTTCtgtgtgtgtgaatgtgtgGCTGAGTGGAACAAGTAAGGGAAGAGGTATAATGGTGTGATGAGAAACAAGAATAAAGACTAAATTGCATCCACATGTTCAACTATCCCATATATTGTCTTACACTTATTGACCTTTTCCGTTGTCTTTGTGACAGCGTTTTTAAGTATTCCTTTTGTTTGTGTTATCCAACCACAGTAGATAGTACCATTTGCTGCTACCTTATTGCCTGAAGATGTTCAGCAGTACTCATACCTATGGTGAATTCTATTGGTCATCTAGGGATTGCCGTGCTACAGCTCTAGAGCAAACCCTTCGGAAGCTAGGTGTAGAAAGACTAAGTAGAGATGAAGTTCATAGGTTGCAATGGGAAGTTTTGGAGGCTAAAATCGGAAACTGGATTCATTTCATGCGCATTGCTGTAAGTCACTTTGAACTCTTTCCTTTTGGAAAACTGTTTTCAGTACAACTTACTGAATCTTTTTGAAACAGGTCAAAATACTGTTTGCTGGGGAACGAAAAGTCTGCGATCAGATGTTTGAAGGCATGAATGATCTCAAGGATCAGTGCTTTGCAGCAGTGATTGCAAATAGTTTCTCTATGCTTCTTACTTTTGGAGATGCTATTGCAAAAATCAATAGGACACCTGAGAAGTTGTTTGTACTCATGGACATGTATGAAGCAATGCGTGAACTTCGGCCAGATGTACGTTGATTTTAATGCTTTGCTAATCTTATTGTTAACCATTGGCTACTTGACATTTTTATTTATGACACTATGTTTAGTTGTTTGTACTGGAGATACTTGAGTAAATTTTCTAGTGCTTCTTAGAATGGCTAGGGAGAAGTGTATTTGTGCAGGTAAAATCAGAGTATTTGTGTCATCTGAGGCTGAGCAgtattctctttttttcatttatggaTTCTTATCTAGTTGTTATGATAATCTAGCCCGGAGTTTTCTCcaaatcatttattttttgaagaaagTGAAATTTGATTTGCATGTTTAATCCAAACTGCATTGTTATCATCTTTGGAACAGTAAAAGGCAATCAAGTTCGATGGATGGCAGTCAATCATTTTACTTACTTTGACTTATGAACATTTAAAGGTTAGAATAACTTTTCATTTGATTGACAATAGTTGGTCAGTTTTAGCCAAACGTTTTGCCATtgtatatgcaaataaaatattatgaaaaatgAATCAAGCTAATACCACCTTGGCACTTGGCAGAAGCATAAAGCTTGACGTAAGTACAGGCAGTTTCCTCCATCAGATGATGATTACATTTCAGATTGTCCTATGAAATACATTCTGTAGTAAGGTTCTCAATTTGTACAGATTATAATCATGCCACTTCTCTATTGTTTGTTCTTGAAAGCttattttacatattaaaaCCTGCTTGCTCACCTAACTGCTTTAGAGGTTCTTGCCGGTCATTATTTACAAAGATTCCTCAAATCAGGTTATGCATTTTCCTGAATGCATAATTGAAATGGCACGGTAGAGCTTAAATGATAAAGTAGTATCACACGAATAGATGAGCCTCTGGTCAATTTTGCAGGCTTATGCAGAGACCACTTAACAAGCTAAACATGCTGTTGAGGTTTTCCACAAAAGTATGCTTAACAGTAGTTGATTTGTTATGTCATTGCTGTACACCAAAACTTGATGTTCACCCATCTGCTTCAGCGGGTTACATGTATTTGTTGATTACAAGGATTTCTGTAATTTCATGGTCTTGTTGCCAGATTGAGGTGATGTTTGAAGGCAAAATATGTGCTGAGATGCATACTTTAGCATCAAGTTTATCCAAACGCTTGGCACAGACAGCCCATGGAATTTTTGGTGATTTTGTAGAAGCAGTTGAGAAAGATGCCACGAGAACAGTTGTTCCAGATGGTTCAGTTCATCCACTGACCAGTTACGTCATTAATTATGTGAAGTTTCTATTTGAGTAAGTTCACACACTTTAATTTACTTTATTGTGTAAAATATCTCCCCATGTTTGTATTTTCCCTTTCATATTTTGCTGTTTCTGCTATTAGCTGTACCTGGTTTTGGGTTGATTTGGGATGTTTCAACTGTTGCCTAGATAATTCGTGAAATTGATTCATCATACTTGATATTACATTCTGTAGTTCAAAACTGGGGAACCTAAGGCACATCAGGTTATctaataaattttgaaagagtGGAATCGAGCAATACTTTCAAAATGTTTGAGTTGCTTGATAGTGAAAACATGATATTGGATCAgccttgcttttgcttttggatGTAATAACTTCGTTGAATTAAAGAACATCAAAGGTCCAACTATTAAATCGTAAGAAATAAATAACCACCACAGCAAAGGCTTCCAGGCAATTAATCTATAATGCAAAGCCAAAACTAAATCAAACAAACATGAATGAAAAAGGATTTTGCAGAGCATGACAAAGTTGCCCAGGTGATGGAGTTGTAGCTTTAACTAAAAAGCTTACTGCTTTCTCTATTACTACAATAACCATATCATGAAGTTCAAAAAGggaaatgaaacaaataaatgaaagttgAGAGCCTGCAGCACATGAAGAACAATGAAGCTACCTTCTTTCTTCTATCCTTCTATTTTTTAAAGAAGAGCACTTACAGTTTTTTCATTATCTAAATACAACCGCCATTTCTAGCATGATTTGTCAGTATAGTTAACAATTCAACACTTACAACATCTTAGAATTGAACTTATATttaccaagaaaataaatacaaaatttataaCAAAGTATAAATGTCTTTGTTTGTATATGGTGCTGTACGTATGGCTTAGATTACTGTGATGATCATAGTAAGCAATTTTTTGCAGCTACCAGGCTACATTGAAGCAGctttttgaagaaattaataacaGTGACAAACCTAGATCCCAGTTGGCATCTGTGGCAATGCAGATAATGTCTTCTCTTCAAACAAATCTGGATGGAAAGTCTAAGCAATACAGGGATCCTGCATTAGCAGAAATCTTTCTTATGAATAATGTTCACTATATAGTCAGATCTGTTCGCAGGTACAATAGTTTTCTAAAtattaaaagcaaaacaaattgGGACGTTATCATCAATGAATATCAAACTTTTCAGGTCAGAAGCAAAGGACTTATTGGGTGATGATTGGGTACAAAGGCATCGAAAGATAGTGCAACAACATGCAAACGTTTATAAAAGGATTACTTGGAAAAAGGTGTGGTTTTCATCTTTCATATATAGCTTCTCAGCCTTTGACAGTTTTATGTGCTTGAATTTCATTTATTATCAATTATTGATAAAATTATGATTCAGGTCCTGTATATATTCATACTTTGTCGGAGAAACTCTTCAGTAAACCTGGCACTtttagttcatttatttttccaacTTTTGTTTTCCACAGCGAGGAACCTATGATTATACATGTTAGTTTTTCCATCCTGCGAAGGCTTGttcaacattaattttttctttctttaagtgaCTCCAAATGGCCATGTCCTGTAACATAGGTGTTACAATCTTGATTTTTACATTAGGCTTTTAAAATATGGATTTTCCACATGTATATTTTATAGTTTAGGTTCGGGAAGCATTATAACTCCACAAACTTTCCTTTCAAATTTCTATCCTGCAATATCTTTTGTAGTCTATGCCGAGGAGGGTGTCTCTCTCTGCAGCTAGTAGGGCAACGGGTCAAGCAAGACTTGTATAAGCTCGACCAGAGTTTGACTTGTTTCATAAACAAGCAAGCTTGAGACTACACTCAAATTCAAGCCattaattgagtcgagttcaagttgcaTGATTATACTCGATTAAACTGATGTCTCGACACTGTAAAAGTAATGTATGTAAAGTTTTGAACCCCTTTAGTCAGAAGGTGAATAGTGGCTTAGTGGTGGTCTTTGCTTTCTTGCAATGGGTATAGGTTCTATTCCCAGTGTTGTCAACGTCTTTCGCATACTGTAAATGAGTTTTCATTCAAAATCAGCTTAAGCTTAGGTAGGCCAAGCTTGAGCTGTATTCGAGCTTGAGGAAGCCGAACCAAGTTGAGCTTGTCTACAATTTGAGCTCGGACCTAGCTTGAGTCAAATAGAATTTAGTCATGCAGAGTTTGAGCAGCCCCAGTTTAGCTTGGACATGGCTCCTCTGATCACCTATTCACAGCAGATGTTCTGCttaatgtttgtgaagtaaAACATTACTGCTGTTACTATCCCTTATATTATAGTGCTTAAGTGTACCTGAAGAAAGTGTAGGGGAAACCCAAAAGCTGAAGATCAACTAGACAACTTAGACCATGTTAGTGTTCATGAGCGGGAGTTAAGTCAACCTCCAGTGGtaccttcttttcttctgtttctagGTTTAGAAGTTAAAGATCAATAATGTTAGCTTCACTTAATGCCAAATAATtaccaaaatcaaaatctatAGCATGGTGTTGAGGTTTACTACACAATCAAATCAGGTAAATTACATAAACACCATTCACAAGATATCAAATCTGTCGgtgtgcatctctctctttaatGCCTATGTGCTCCTATTTTTGGTTGACTTGTATTTGTAATTATCCACCTCCAGTTGTATAAAAGTTTCAATATTCATGGCCATGTAAATTAGATATTAAATAGAATGAATTACTATCCATGTTTCTGTTGCGGCAGAAAAATTGTGGTGATTCCATGgacatacaaaaataaaaaaagagaggaaaaagactGAATTGGATGAGTTATCTGGATCTCGTCACTATGATAAACAGAATGAATTACTATCCATGTTTCTGTTGCGGCAGAAAAATTGTGGTGATTCCATGGACAtacgaaaataaaaaaaaaaagaaggaaaaagactGAATTGGATGAGTTATCTGGATGTCGTCACTATGATAAACAAGGAGATCCAAGTTTGAGTCCCGTTGTTCGTTCCCAGGCTGCCTgtcaggaaaagagaaaaaaggatggCAAAGGTAAAAGCTGATACCATGTAATGGGAAAAGCATATAGATGCAGTGTTATGAATTCTCCTTGCCGTTTTCTACATATTATGCTCTATTATGCATTATACATACGGTTTGGTTGGAATAGCTCTCCCATAACAGTACTAATTACATTTGATCTGGATACAATTTTGTTATTCTGGCAGTTATCTGCCTGTTTTAGGTCAGAAGGCGAGAAGTACAGCTACTAAACTGGCATCATATGTTTGCTTCAAAATACTGATGGCATTTTTATGGCATGCTAATAATTAAGTAAATGAACTAAGTGTCTGAAGTTCACTGCGCTTGAACAAGTTATAACTAGGTGGAGTTGTTTTAATTAACCATTACCTTGTTCCATATGTTCCAGATTATACAGAGCTTGTCTGTTCAAGGTTTGGGTTCGTTAGGCAGCAGTAGTGGAGGGGGATCAGATGGTGCAAACAGTAGTGGAGTTACACGGACAATGGTGAAAGAGAGGTGAAATGAGCAGTTTATTGAATATGCCCTTGCTGCTGCTATGCTTCTCAAAGCTATCCTTTTCACTCGATTGACATGCCTGATTTTTGTTGACACCAGGTTTAAGATCTTCAATTCAATGTTTGAAGAGCTCCATCAACGACAAACTCACTGGAGTGTGCCAGAGAGCGAGCTTCGTGAATCTCTCAGGCTTGCGGTCATAGAAATCCTGTTACCTGCGTACAGATCCTTCATCAAACGTCTTGCGTTAGTAATTGATGTCAcaacctttattttttttgcgGTAGCTATTTTCTCGAATATAATTTTGCAACGGTCAGCAACATGAATCGGTTCAAATAGACTGTTGACGGCGGcgcatgtttttttaatatttcctCCTGTTCACAGTGTTTTTTGCTTGCAGCCCGATCATTGAGAATGGAAAAGATGCTCAGAAGTGCATGAGGTATACGCCCGAAGACCTTGAGTCCATGCTCAATGATTTTTTTGAGGGTAAAGCATCGAGTTAATCAATGAGATGGGAGTGGTGAGTGGGTTTTCTAACTGCAGCAAGGTATTTAGTATCCCTGCTCCGCGTTCTAGTGTCTTgtgttctttaaatatttgctcATTCTTTTTGTGCTAAAATAACGTGAGTGCATAGATTCTCAGTAATATACCCCTCGTGCTCAGTTTTCTGCGACACACACTCTGTCTCTTCGTTTGCAGATCAATTCTAGTAGGATTTTACTCTTTCCAATCGTTGAAGTTGAGCTAGCCATTTCGAAATTGCTCTTGTATTCATGAATTGCGAACCATTGCCTTTGCTTAACTAACTCAAGTTTTGTAGGTCATAACGTATTGAAGTTGATTATGCTTGCTGGCATGCTACATAAATCGAAGTACAGTAGTTAGATTTAACACTTGATGCCTAAATAAATGCAACGAAAGATGGATTATGCTAGTAATTTTGCTTTATGTAGACTGATAAATATGCATCTTATGGCCTAATCAGGAATAAGTAATTTTCCTACAAGTATAcctattatttatttttcaagtacGACAGTGTTTTTTTTCAAGAGAcagtatgttttttttaagatgTCACAAGGCTCATATGGCACTGAATCTCACGGGCATAAGCTTCGtgcttttcttttaatatatttcgACCAAAGTATTTTGGTTTAAATATTTCAGCTTTTTATATGGAAATGTTGCcagatggttaaaaaaaaaaaatctttcgtTAAAAGAACTATGAATTATTGCTTAAAACACTATGAATCGTTGGCATGTCATAAATTATGACTCTTTTTTAGCgatagtttttatttttcagtcaTTTGGCAATATCTAGCACACAACAACATAAAACTAGCCCACGTGTGTGTAAAATTTCTCATAATTATTGCCTGTTCACGACAGTTTGTTCAGCCAGTTTTAGGTGCATTTTGAAATCCAACCAAATAGATATGAGTCTCTGAGTCTCTGACATGTCTATACTTTTAAGAGAGCcactaaaaaaaatgtgtagaCTGAAACCCATGGTTTTGTACATTGAAATTagaacataaaattattttgacGATTTTTATTCAGGCATATAAATTTATATTCTGACTTAATATATAAAGTcagtcttttgaaaaatggttGGTACTGGATGACCAAACCCATGCAATATATATCTatggaaaatatgaaaaatataaaaatataaaagttacaaaaatcTGATATTTGCATACTGTAATTCGAATTGCGAAAGTTAACACCGTTAATTCTGAAATCTATCTCATAGTTTATTTTTCACAGCAGTATGAATTTTATGAATATAGATATTTTGTCTTCATCTATTCTGTtggatttataaaaaaaaaaaccactctGAGTACTAACCGGCCGGTAAGGCTTAGGTATTAGTTGGATCTTATGTAATCAGATTCAGGGGTTcaaaatctattttttaaaactgaatGTGGACGCAAATAGCGTAAGATCCAACATTCATATGTAGTTGGGTTTCAGATATTTATGGCACCGTACTTCATTATCCCCTACAGATTCGATTATAAAACTGCACAGGGACTTGCATCTGATATTCAGTAATCTGCTTCAGATTTCTTGGCTAGATCTGATTAAGCAGACCCAAAATTGAATAGGTAATTGGATATATTTAATTCATATACATGTCTAAGTAGTAGGAACATAAAAGCGAGAGACAATATGTAGAATCAGCCTCAAAATGGAATGGATTTTGAAGGCTTCTTCCCTTCCGTAGGATTCCCCAATCCTAGGGTGGAGACAATGGTTGTGGagtagaaaatataaaaagaataaaaagagagaaaataggtgagaaagggaaaagaagggtTGTAAaaattattgatatatatatatatatatatatatatatatatatatatatatatatatatatatagattttaaatatgttttttgggaataaaaaatttacagctcttataatattgtcaaaaaaattgatatttttttatagaaaatgatTTTACTAAATCATGCTTTATATTAAGTGTTGATAGACATATTAGCATATTCATAGtctattaaaatattttttttaacgaACTTTGGTTTGTCTTTGATCTATGCTCTAGGATATACCATTTTATATGAGCAAATGCGTGGGCTATACAAGCCTTTCTAAAAATCTTTCCAAAACTTAAACGACAAAGATTTGACTTAAAAGAGTCGTTTAAACAACAACAGTTGTCTTGTTGAGCGATGCCCTCCACCAAATCAGTTAATCTGTTTAAATCCCCAACAAAGATTTAAGCTCCAGCTTTCTTTCATAAACAGCGTCTTTCACGTGTGCCAGCAAGAATCCAACGTTTGAGACAAATTCTGCTCATTGTCTTTATAATAAATGAACTATCTACTAACAGAAGAAATCCCTTTTCTCTTCTGTACCTTTTGACCATTACGGATGAAGGGCAGGCCATCTGAACATGATGATCTTGGCTCGAGTCCTAGCCTCTCCACGAGGCATTTTGAGCTTTCAATTGTGTCTGTccaggaaaagaggaagaagatacCATCTGTTGTGGAGTTTTTAGTTGACTAAAGAGCAAAATCACCCAACCATTTGACAAACGAatgaaaatccaattttattcattttagagCAATACCTTCTCATCATCTGgaaatcaagaagaagaaagaaggcaaACACTTAAGAAAACAATAGTTTATGTGGTCCTGAAAGATCAAGGTCTTTCCCCCGCTACACTGTCCATGCTGACCGCCCTGTTCAACGGATGCCATTTGATGGCAAATTAAGAATGGAACGCACCTGTTCCGTTCTGAGGCGTTCCTGCACCATCAAACGACCTCCAATTTAAGAGATGCTGGTCATCTTTAAAATGTGAATTTAGAATTAGAGCAACACCATATAAGTAAAAAATTACAACAATACATACAAAAAGGTGAAAGCCTATAAAATTAGAATCAGGCTCCACATTCCAACAATTGGTCGGTTTAGAATAAATACCAAAGATCTTAGCAAGAAGAATAGGTGATAATCAAACATTTGCCACATGTCTTCTGTCGCCAATTACATCTTGCTTTGTCCTGTTCTCCATCAAGATCTGGACTCGCTTTTTGGGGATGGAAACTACTCAAATTCTGCGAGGATGTTGGCCGTTGGGCCTAGTCCCAACAGTAAAAGTCTGCAAAGCTAGAAGAACAAATTGGTAATTTAAACAACTCCCCACTAAATACTGATCCCATGAAGCGAGAAAGCCTCATTCATCTCACACGTTTTTTTATGCCAAATGCCAAAATATGTCCACTGCCAGGACAAAAAGAGCTTTTCTCATCTGCGTaatgaacaacaataaaaacaagaaaacagatGGGACTCAGGATTAGTGAATGCAGGGAATTTTCCTAGATCGTGACATTTGCATGTTGGATTCCACTTTCCAGACTTTGCCCATATGATATGCTTGCTTTTTCCCATCTCAATTCAATCCCcatgaatttttcttctctGTATAAACTCTTGGTAAGGCAGTTTTCAAGAATACTGGCGCTTTTTTCGCCAATGAAGACGCACGCTGTGCTGACGGCAGTGCTGACGGCAGTGCTTCCTTCCCGGCCTATAGCGAAGCGTGCCAGAGAAGGGGCGCTACCATAATTACTGGGGTTGATTTAGCGGCAGTAATTTTATTTATACGGAAAACTGCGAGCAATAATACGACAGTAATTTTctcctagttttttttttttgaattgagTTCAGCGAAATAAGTACAGATGTATCTAGACAGCCGTATTATGCAGCAATCAAAGGAGAAGtagagaaaaacagaaagaagaagaaaaaacagaacaaaatctttttttctcaaaaccgTAATTAGATAGACCATACTGTCTAAGGCCTTCAGAAACAATGGGCGCTGGGCGC
Coding sequences:
- the LOC116263925 gene encoding exocyst complex component EXO70A1-like is translated as MSSPVVLDSLRERAAFMRESLQKSQAVTESMVTILGSFDHRLSALESDMRPMQVKTHAIRRAHENIVKSMQSADVILAQFDVCRKAELKIMKGLNGDYRGFMEAVNQLKNVRQYFSSNRSMGNCDAVLNYLDGLIATAIQKLGEDFKQLLFSYSKVVEPDLLFKCLPDSMQPSPGSPGPHGKKTHNGNHTEVKGTEATVHALPTLVPSKAVLVLHQLAEKMVQEGHQQQCIKIFRDCRATALEQTLRKLGVERLSRDEVHRLQWEVLEAKIGNWIHFMRIAVKILFAGERKVCDQMFEGMNDLKDQCFAAVIANSFSMLLTFGDAIAKINRTPEKLFVLMDMYEAMRELRPDIEVMFEGKICAEMHTLASSLSKRLAQTAHGIFGDFVEAVEKDATRTVVPDGSVHPLTSYVINYVKFLFDYQATLKQLFEEINNSDKPRSQLASVAMQIMSSLQTNLDGKSKQYRDPALAEIFLMNNVHYIVRSVRRSEAKDLLGDDWVQRHRKIVQQHANVYKRITWKKIIQSLSVQGLGSLGSSSGGGSDGANSSGVTRTMVKERFKIFNSMFEELHQRQTHWSVPESELRESLRLAVIEILLPAYRSFIKRLAPIIENGKDAQKCMRYTPEDLESMLNDFFEGKASS